The genomic interval AACCATGGAAATTCAATCTCCTACGAGGCACTGCACGAAATGAAGTACATTGAAAAGTGCATTAACGGTCTGTATGAGCATTATGGGATCGCTTAGGAAAATTGTTCTcaatgcatttgcatttgctcaATGACTCATTTGCAGAATCACTCCGGAAGTATCCACCGGCAACAACTCTAAATAGGAAAGTCACCAAGGAGTACCGCGTACCGTTCGAGTGCAGTTCTCCGGTACTCGCCAAAGGGCTGAACGTGCTGGTTCCGGTGTACGCAATTCACCACGATCCCGACTACTACCCCGAACCAGAGCGTTTCGATCCGGAgcggttttcggtggaagAATGTGCCAAACGCCATCCGTTCGCTTTTCTGCCCTTCGGCGAAGGTCCGCGCAATTGC from Anopheles bellator unplaced genomic scaffold, idAnoBellAS_SP24_06.2 scaffold02843_ctg1, whole genome shotgun sequence carries:
- the LOC131214835 gene encoding probable cytochrome P450 6a13, encoding ETSSTTMSFCLYELGLHQELQDRARQEVTTVLKNHGNSISYEALHEMKYIEKCINESLRKYPPATTLNRKVTKEYRVPFECSSPVLAKGLNVLVPVYAIHHDPDYYPEPERFDPERFSVEECAKRHPFAFLPFGEGPRNCIGMRFGMMQARIGLVYLLKHFRFSLVSHKMRVPLKINPSSLALSIEGGLWLNVEKL